The genomic region GAGCCAACACTCATGCAGACACATCCAGGGACAGAAAACCCAGCCTCGGCTGTCGTGACAGGAGACAAGACACCTTTGTCCCTGCACACTACGGAGCGCGGCTGGCAGAGGATAGAAAGCAGGAGAAGAGGACCGGGTAAGTTCTTCTAGCACCCTGCTGCAGTAAAGAGACCAGAGTCCCCCAGCAGACAAATACCCATCCTCTCCTACTGTCTGTCCCTCCCAAATTTACATTGttccaatcatttttttttttcttcttaatcAATCCAAAAATCATCCTCATCCCCACAGAGTCAGATGAGAAACAGTGCAAACAAGGAGACGTGTGCTTGAGGAGATCTCATCACCAAAGAGTCGGTACATGCACAAAAAGAGAGTACCCTAGAAGTCTGCTGCCAAGAGCACTAAGAAAAACACGACTATACACTTTATCCATAATATAATCAGTTTTCCTCTACATACTACTAACACcggaagggagagaggaagggacTGGGTGAGGGGCAGAGGGACGGAGAGACAGACTGGTGAAGGAAGGGTAGgaagaggtgaagaggagaaaGACCGAGAGGAGCTTTTAAGCGCGCTCCCCACGGATACGACGTGCCAGCTGGATGTCTTTGGGCATGATGGTGACACGCTTGGCGTGGATGGCGCACAAGTTGGTGTCCTCAAACAGACCCACCAGGTAGGCTTCGCTGGCCTCCTGCAGGAAAGGGAGACAGGAAAGCACCAGCTGTCATTGGAGCTAAATTCATGGTTTGGTCaagtaaaatattatatttatgtACACTTGGGATTCACTAATCAACACTAATAAGCTAACTATGACTTGATAGTGTGGATTTGATGGTAACACAGACCTGCAGAGCTCCGATGGCTGCACTCTGGAAACGCAGATCAGTCTTGAAGTCCTGGGCGATTTCTCTCACCAGGCGCTGGAAGGGCAGCTTGCGGATCAGCAGCTCAGTGGACTTCTGATAACGACGAATCTCACGCAGAGCCACAGTACCAGGCCTAGAGAGGAGAAGCAAAATATTAACTTTACAAAATTGGAGTTGCAAGCATCTGATAAGGCCAGCTTTTACACAAATTCATGCTATGCTTCTTGGAGAACCAGTTGTTCTTCATCTTGTGCACCTATTTTCATCTTAACAAATTTTTCAGCTTCAGCTGAGTGTTTGAACACCAGTCTCAGTCTTTTTCTTCGACTAGGACTCAGATAGACAGAATATCAGCTACACTCAGACGTTTTTTAATGTTCTCCTTGTAACAGGCACAAAATACAGTTACTACTGTGTTTTGTGACAAAGTTTGCCAATAGAGTGAAATGCAATAATAAGATAGCTACATGAGGTCCCTGAGATTTTTTGGTTGCTGAAGGAAAACTACAGAGTAAATCTGCAGTCAGATGAGTTTAAACTTCCGAATATGCATTAAAGACTAGAAAACTACAGTGTCTCTTTTGCTGATAATTTCTCAACACAAACATATGGTCTATGTGACCTCTCACCTGTAACGATGGGGCTTCTTGACACCACCAGTAGAAGGAGCGCTCTTGCGAGCAGCCTTTGTGGCCAGCTGTTTACGTGGGGCTTTGCCTCCAGTGGACTTACGGGCAGTCTGCTTTGTACGGGCCATGGCTACTAAAGATCACCTgagaaagaggggagaaaaaaaataattcaatggCTTTGGTTTGGTATGCGCAACACTTTCTATGGTCAGGAGCTCTGCATTAAATATAACTTCTGGTTTCTTTTTCTGGCGCTTGCAAGTGTACTTAGAAAAATGCTTCGATAACACCATTAATGCAAACAAGGTAACAGACAGAAAGTTAAATATCGTGTTTATTACTGTATTATACTGATTGGATACCTTCACGCTTGAGGTGATAGCACAGTTTTGGAAGGCACTTCTTACAAATTGATTCTCAACCCTCTAAAAGGCATTTGAGTTGGTCAATATAGAGATGCATAATATATGATGATTTTTAAAAACGGGGAACAGCAAACTTGAATTAAGTTAACTTTTTGGGTAAGTAAACATACAAGACATTCCCTATCACGATCAGCCCACCAAACGTCAATCAAAGATAAACGACGATTCTATTGGCTGGTAGACCAATACGTAAATAGAAATACAATGTATAATCCAATCAGAATACAGAGTCTTGAAAGTAGGCGGGCTCTGCAACTACCTTCCACTGTTGCTAGGTCCGCCCACCGCGCTCTGATGATGGCGGCGGTTTGATGCGCAAACGGGATAAAGACCCAGGGCAGAAGAGCAAAGGAGTAGCACATAAACAACTTCAATTTTACTAAAAATCGTTGTTCCAGCGTATCGACAAATAATAGAACAACACAGGAGACATTTCAAGGAACTCATAGATAGGCACAGGAAAGCCGAACGGTCCCTAACGAGCGCGTAGAACCGAGCTGAACGGGCGCATTATTTGAAACAGAATTTCAGCTCATCTGAACGGCTGCAGTAAAGACTGCATTTCACTGTCGTTTCGAGCGCCGTGTTTGTTATTTTCCCACTCGACGAAAATAGAGGTTTATCACTGTTAAATGTGCCTACAAATTGGACAACATACAacttaaaaaatacaaagttAATTCGCAGCGACAGTGACACGTTTCGGGAGGCTTACCTGGGGGAAAAGTGAGTAGAAGTCGTGAGAAATGTTTCGCTTGTCTGTATTTTCTTCTTCGTATCCACAATGGGAAGCAGCGTCCAGCGGGAAAATGGCCGCCGCGTCAATCATctgtcccacaatgcaacagtgTTCACAACATATCTGTGGGTTACTTTTATCAGTTTGACACATTCTGGACAACAAGGAGTTGATCAGTGTGACCGCGTCTTTCTACTATTTATCGAGCAAGTCGGCGCTTTAAATTCCGGCTCGTAGTAGACACGGAAATGCAGATGTGGTGCTGCTCTTTGGACCGTGTCGCCTGTTTCCACGTAGATTCAAAACGAATGTGACCACTCAAACCGAAAGTTTGACATTTAGCACTGAAGTCGTACTGTTCAGTGGTTGTTCTAAGGTTGTTTGAGAACTTAATAAGGATAACAATTATGTGACAACAGCTGAATGTATGTGTGGGACCTATTTTTTACTCCAAAAAAGAAATCAGGAAAAGGCAGGggaatgtttttaatgtattgtgAAACTTTAAATATACCTATTTTTATCAGTATTTTTGTCAACAGGAATGGTTTATTAGAGCAAGTATGCtcaaagattttattttaatttcagatacagcCTACCTACAGATACTCAGTATTATTGTTACTGAAACTTTTAGTGTAAGTATGCAGAATGTATTCTTTTAAAGTGGGCGAAAGAATAGAAATTGTATAATGTATGCATTAGAATGTGAATTAGGGCTATAACGTACCATAAATCATCTTACTGACTAATGTACCAATTACTTTCTTGGTTGTTCGTTATATAAAATGTTAGAAATATGTGaattgtctgtctctcttttctttacAGCGCACAACTCCACAATTCAGTTCAAAATcacaacagaaaagaaaatccaaacAATTAAGCAGCTGGAATCAAGGAATGTTTTACatattttcttgaaaaaataaCTATAAGCGAGCAAATTAATTTTCTCTCcctatttt from Sparus aurata chromosome 2, fSpaAur1.1, whole genome shotgun sequence harbors:
- the LOC115576165 gene encoding histone H3.3, yielding MARTKQTARKSTGGKAPRKQLATKAARKSAPSTGGVKKPHRYRPGTVALREIRRYQKSTELLIRKLPFQRLVREIAQDFKTDLRFQSAAIGALQEASEAYLVGLFEDTNLCAIHAKRVTIMPKDIQLARRIRGERA